One genomic segment of Methylocystis sp. SC2 includes these proteins:
- a CDS encoding DUF2336 domain-containing protein, which translates to MVDASLLRAVVDQFVERSMHPTADLRQFEQLALGLIDIVDADTVARVALPLCFHPETPASIFARLFDKGGAAAALAFQFAPKLAQRDMIVTAEQGPAQFAAAIARRRDLDRETMLALASRPEGEVLRALAGNLAAHFDSASRRALVVAARDDLTLARMLLDRDDLDLDPEPLFLAANRLERTAIVLNACRQILASGATEAPLRADGAFVDKLEAAAQRHDRKAMATLLSEALECRKDRARALVVDHLGEALALALNAIGVPLESATRIFLCAEPGVAHDIEVVRALLGVMRSTPQRAAARIVGAITGATRSERENSRRTAREDPGALTRRRAAPQQSLARPSRKFDQSA; encoded by the coding sequence ATGGTCGACGCGTCGCTGCTTCGAGCGGTCGTCGATCAGTTTGTCGAGCGATCGATGCATCCGACGGCCGATCTCCGGCAGTTCGAACAGCTCGCGCTCGGGCTCATCGACATTGTCGATGCAGATACGGTCGCCCGCGTGGCGCTGCCGCTCTGCTTTCATCCCGAAACGCCCGCCTCGATTTTCGCGCGTCTTTTCGACAAGGGCGGCGCTGCGGCCGCGCTCGCCTTTCAATTCGCGCCTAAGCTCGCGCAGCGTGACATGATCGTCACCGCCGAGCAGGGGCCGGCGCAATTCGCGGCGGCCATCGCCCGTCGACGCGACCTCGATCGGGAAACAATGCTGGCGCTTGCGTCGCGTCCAGAGGGCGAGGTGCTTCGCGCGCTCGCCGGCAATCTCGCCGCGCATTTTGATTCAGCGTCCAGGCGCGCGCTGGTCGTGGCGGCGCGCGATGATCTGACGCTCGCGCGCATGTTGCTCGATCGCGACGATCTGGACCTCGATCCAGAACCGCTTTTCCTTGCGGCGAACCGGCTCGAGCGCACGGCCATCGTGCTCAACGCCTGTCGCCAGATATTGGCGAGCGGCGCGACCGAAGCGCCGCTTCGCGCCGACGGCGCTTTCGTCGATAAACTGGAAGCCGCGGCGCAACGCCATGATCGCAAGGCGATGGCCACGCTGCTCTCCGAGGCGCTCGAGTGCCGAAAGGATCGGGCGCGCGCGCTCGTCGTCGATCATCTCGGGGAGGCGCTCGCTCTGGCGCTCAACGCGATCGGCGTCCCGCTCGAATCGGCGACGCGCATCTTTCTTTGCGCCGAACCTGGCGTCGCCCATGACATCGAGGTGGTGCGCGCGTTGCTTGGCGTGATGCGCTCGACGCCGCAGCGGGCGGCGGCGCGCATCGTGGGCGCAATCACCGGCGCGACGCGATCGGAGCGTGAGAATTCTCGCCGCACGGCGCGAGAAGATCCGGGCGCGCTGACGCGCCGCCGCGCGGCGCCGCAGCAGTCATTGGCGCGGCCATCGCGCAAATTCGATCAATCCGCTTAG
- a CDS encoding DUF1491 family protein: MRLRSDIFVSALIRRAEVQGAVAMLRRRGAAEAGAIFVKLDRLDGRAAVYGPAPQTEEPPEGVDRLFARVHAGDWLDPAEAEQRLKREIMFDPDLWIVEIEDPDGRVFVELAA, encoded by the coding sequence ATGCGACTGAGGTCCGACATATTCGTCTCCGCGCTGATCCGCCGGGCTGAGGTGCAAGGCGCGGTCGCCATGCTGCGCCGGCGGGGCGCCGCCGAGGCCGGCGCGATTTTTGTCAAGCTTGATCGGCTTGACGGGCGCGCCGCGGTCTATGGCCCCGCCCCGCAGACCGAAGAGCCACCGGAGGGAGTCGATCGGCTGTTCGCGCGCGTCCATGCGGGCGACTGGCTCGATCCGGCCGAGGCCGAGCAGAGGCTCAAGCGCGAGATCATGTTCGACCCTGACCTTTGGATCGTCGAGATCGAGGATCCCGACGGCCGCGTGTTCGTCGAGCTCGCGGCTTAG
- a CDS encoding peptidoglycan-binding protein, whose amino-acid sequence MRDASLYASRFQASPADRAPPREGRRNGRRSVLARVFGAKRIGVMLILGIAAVAAIGVPMNALFLQDGRHPAPLFSSQHSNAVPGAPTPPVRRPVVTESARIERDATVAAHATPKDPIANKIEKLDVAKSPDWGKSAPAKAEPPHAVDKKRDAIGLLIVGDPPPVKASADKPNKADKADKADKAPTADKTAPVDKNVLYAQRALLKLGYVVRSDGVLSAATRHALEKFEGDAGLPVKGRITPKLLQQLAARSRLPLP is encoded by the coding sequence TTGCGTGACGCTTCGCTCTACGCCTCTCGCTTTCAGGCTTCCCCCGCCGATCGCGCCCCGCCGCGCGAGGGACGGCGCAATGGTCGTCGCTCAGTCCTTGCGCGCGTGTTCGGCGCGAAGCGGATCGGCGTCATGCTTATCCTCGGCATCGCCGCCGTGGCCGCGATCGGCGTGCCCATGAACGCGCTGTTCCTCCAGGACGGACGACATCCGGCGCCGCTCTTCTCGTCTCAGCATTCCAACGCGGTCCCGGGCGCGCCGACGCCGCCCGTGCGACGACCGGTCGTGACTGAATCCGCACGAATCGAGCGAGACGCGACTGTCGCCGCGCACGCCACGCCGAAAGACCCCATCGCCAACAAGATCGAAAAGCTTGACGTCGCCAAAAGCCCCGATTGGGGCAAGAGCGCGCCGGCGAAAGCGGAGCCGCCGCACGCCGTCGACAAGAAGCGGGACGCGATCGGCCTGCTGATCGTCGGCGATCCGCCGCCTGTGAAGGCGAGCGCCGACAAACCCAACAAGGCCGACAAAGCCGACAAGGCGGACAAGGCGCCCACCGCCGACAAGACTGCGCCTGTCGACAAAAACGTTCTTTATGCGCAGCGCGCGCTCCTGAAGCTCGGCTATGTGGTGCGCTCCGACGGCGTTCTCAGCGCCGCGACGCGCCACGCCTTGGAGAAGTTCGAGGGCGACGCCGGCCTTCCGGTCAAAGGCCGGATCACGCCGAAATTGCTGCAGCAGCTCGCGGCGCGCTCCCGCCTCCCGCTCCCTTGA